AATTCGTCTTCCGCAATCCGAACGAGACCGACGCCTGCGGCTGCGGCGAGAGCGTGACTATCATCCCCGCCGCCGCCCTGGACGCCGACTGACATGATCCGATTGGAGGGCGTGACCCGGCGCTATCGCAGCGCGGCGGGCGACCGCACGGCGGTGGACGCCGTCGATCTGCACGTCGCGCGCGGCGAGGTGTTCGGCGTGGTGGGGCGTTCGGGGGCAGGCAAGTCCACCCTGATCCGCGCCATCAACCGGCTGGAGACGCCCGACGCCGGCAAGGTCTTCGTCGATGGGCGGGAGATCACCGCGCTCAACGCCGCCGACCTGCGCGCCGCACGGCGCCGCATCGGCATGATCTTCCAGCACTTCAACCTGCTGAACGCCAAGACCATCGAGGACAACGTCGCCTTCCCTCTGCGTCTGGAAGGGCGGCCCGAGGCCGAGGTGAAGGCGCGGGTGAAGGAACTGCTGGCTCAACTTGGCCTGGCTGACCACGCGAAAAAGCACCCGGCCCAGCTGTCAGGCGGCCAGAAGCAGCGCGTGGGCATCGCCCGCGCCCTGGCCTGCGGCCCCAGCGTCTTGTTGTGTGACGAGGCGACCAGCGCTCTGGACCCCGAAACGACCGAAGACATTTTGAACCTGCTGGACGGGCTGAACCGCGATCTGGGCCTGACCATCGTCCTGATCACCCACC
The nucleotide sequence above comes from Brevundimonas naejangsanensis. Encoded proteins:
- a CDS encoding methionine ABC transporter ATP-binding protein, whose translation is MIRLEGVTRRYRSAAGDRTAVDAVDLHVARGEVFGVVGRSGAGKSTLIRAINRLETPDAGKVFVDGREITALNAADLRAARRRIGMIFQHFNLLNAKTIEDNVAFPLRLEGRPEAEVKARVKELLAQLGLADHAKKHPAQLSGGQKQRVGIARALACGPSVLLCDEATSALDPETTEDILNLLDGLNRDLGLTIVLITHQMEVVRRVCDRVAVLKDGKIVEQGATADVFLHPQHAVTRAMLAEGEEGIDASVAPAGARMARLTFRGPSTYEPELSRVARTAGVDYSILSGRISRIRGEPYGQMTVAFTGGDAEAALAQLAARGVVVEAV